GGCACTGGTATTGTCACAATAGATGGTAAGATGTTCTTGACGAATACCATAATTAAGaaggagtttttgcatccacAGAAGTTGGGTGAAGCAGCTACCGGCAGCAATATATTTAGTCTCTATAGTGGATAATGAGATGGAGTTTTGCTTTTTGCTCATCtaggagacaagattattaccTACATAGAAACAACCTCCTAACGTACTCTTTTTATCATCAGCATTCTTAGCCCAATTAGCACCAGAATGCCCAACTAAGACATCATTGGTGTCCTTGCTATACCATACACCGAAATCAGCAgtggttttgacatactttatgattcttttcaaagcaATCATATGAGACTCTTTGGGATTAGCCAAATATCTAGCACACACCCCCACACTGTAACAAATGCCAGGTCTACTAGCAGTGAGGTATAaaagactacctatcatgcttctatataaAGAGGAATGAACACTTTTTCCTAGCAGATCAACAGTGAGTTTAATATCTAGGCTCATGGGGTTTCTAATAGAACTAGCAGATTacaaaccaaactttttcacaaaattcttagcatatttagattggGATATGAATATACCTGACTCTTGCTGATGGATCTACAGTCCAAGGAATTGGTTCAACTCTCCAATTGAACTTGGCGTGCATGAGTTTGGAGAAGTTgtgagcaagttcatcctttgtAGAACCaaagatgatatcatcaacatagacctAAGCAACTATCAGCTCACCATCTTCCCTCTTGATGAAGAGTGTTTGATCAGCTTTTCCTCTTATAAAACCATGTGAGATTAAGTATTGAGTGAGTcgatcataccaagctctaggtgcttgttttaaacCATAGAGAGCCTTCTTGAGATACAACACATGATCCGGATAGTGtggatcaatgaatcctttAGGTTGAGCTACATAGACATCTTCCTTCAAGAACCTGTTCAAGAAAGCAGTCTTTACATCCATTTGGTAAAACTTGAACTTCAAGTGACATGCCAGGGCTAGGAGAATCCTGATGGATTCCATACGAGCTACAAGAGCAAATGTCTCATCATAGACTACTCCTTCCATTAGGAGTATCCTTAAGCCACAAGACGAGCCTTGTTGCAGATCACATTTCCCTCCTCATCAGTCTTATTGCGGAATATCCACTTTATGCCTATGATTTGCTCACCTTCTAGTCTAGGTACTAGGGTCCAGACATCATTCTTTTGAAACTGAAGCAGTTCATCATGCATGACCTCAACCCAACTTTCATCTTAGAGAGATTCCTCAACTTTGGTGGGTTCAACCTGCaacaaatagtaaaaataagacacaaagttagcaacacattcatcAACTGTACGCTTTTTTAGTGtaagttcattcatatttcccaCAATAACTTCAGGAGGATGATTCAACTTGATCCTAGAAGAATGCCCTTTCTCTTCACAAGATTCAGAATCAAGTTAGGTAAGAATGTTTGCTGAAACCTCTACAACACTTGGAGTACTTGGAGATACAAGCTCTTGATCAACTATTTCTTGAACACCCATAGGTTCAGAAGGAATAATTTCCTTAGGTATCTCCTCACTTATTTTCTTAAAACCAGAGTCTGACGcttcatcaataacaacattaACTGTTTCCATCCCcttctttgttcttttgttGTATACTCGATAAGCCTTGCTAGTGGAGTAGTAccccaaaaatattatttcatcGCTCCGAGAATCAAATtttcccacattctctctatccttaAGGATGAAACAAGTATttccaaagattctgaaataCTTCACGTTTGGCTTTCTTCCCTTTTATAATTCATAGGGAGTCTTCTTGGTACCGGGTCTGAAATACACCATATTAACTATATTACATGCAGTATTGAGGTTTCTCCCCATAAATTTCTAGCCACATCCTTGTTGTGCAATATAGCTCTAGCCATCTCCTGAATGACTCTGTTCTTTCTTTCCACTACACCATTCTGCTAAGGAGTCATCTCTTGAATGACTGTTATTTACCATGATCATTTCGAATTCGATCAATCTTTAAACTCTTCTCATTTTGCAATCTTGTGCACAAAGCTTCAATATGCTTAGGACCATCTGACTTGGATCTTAGAAGAATGACCCAAGTGTACCTAGTGAAGTCATCTACCACAACCATGATTTATCTCTTTCCTCCAAGATACTCGGTTCTAGTTGGACCCATGAGATCCAGATGTAGTAGTTCCAAAGGTCTAGATGTAGCTGATGTTCAAGTACCAAGATGTTTAGCTTTTGTCTGTTTTCTAAGTTGACACAGTCCACACACAACATTGTTCACTCTAATGAGCTTTGGTATCCCCAAAactgattcatgcttagatacaattAAGGGatgtttgtaactagcatgtcTCAACCTTTGGTGCCATAGGTCTTCATTTGGCAAACGAATGCTATTGCATACAATATCAACATCAGGTACCAATCCATAGCAGTTATCTAAAGTGCGAACACCACTGATGAGTTTCTTCCCATACTCATTCAACACAAGGAATTTTCCTTTTAAGAATAGCACCATgaagtcttgatcacatatctgGCTTCTACTCAACAAGTTCACCCTCAAACCTTCTACATATAGCACAATTGTAATGTCCGGCAACCCAGGTAGAGAGATAGTTCCCTTCTCTTTTATCTGTGATTTGCTCCCATCACCAAAGGTGACATTTCCACCTTTCTTGGACTCGAAATCCTTAAATAGAGAGAGGTCTCCAGTCATGTGTCGTGACCATCCACTATCAAGGTACCACAAACATGTGTCCATTACCTTGAATGCAGACTTCATCATAAAGCACACTTCATGCTTAGATGACAAATATGTAGGGATGGtattttctttcatctgccATTTATGAACAAATCCTTTAACCTTTACTCTTCTAAGACGAACTTCtttgcacattttcattctgaGGCAGTCTAGTTTCTTCATTGTCACATTTAGATCCTTTTTAATAATCATCATGATagctttcaaataacttttacaCTTGTATTTTTCGAGACACTCAATcaaatagagattagaaaacaagatgtatttgaatcAAAAGTTCTTTTCTTTCCGATTGCaaccatgacaacaggggtcaatggatcacataacaaagattaaccctaatcagagtgtgcctgctctgataccacttgataggccaagaatgtattgacccctttggtaaattaaatcaattaattaagccaagtaaattaattagattcaattacatgcaatacgcgtggtagcacaaacaaatcactaaatcattaaatgcaacagaaaataaatttgacataggtgatttgtttacgaatgggaaaaaccaccgaGGTAAAACCCCAcagggtgaatttaaggtcaccaatCCCGAGAAtacactattatcaaaacaagcggttacaagtaaagaaatctcagtactttataccaacctacaattaaacccttaccccaatacacaattggacttgtaatgtagtaataatctctcctttcaatacacggctcctagtacttgactaaccaatcgttgcgcagatcccagtacgcggcttactcaccaacttgagaaagatgttggctgcaaagttcttcggttcatccacacgatgaatatcaagaagctccttggttacaaaaccctacagtgtacaaacgcagtagcttcttcaagagaaaggtgaactagggcaaaatgtctccggttacaatttgattgaataatcactttgcatcaagttgcatcacctTAAATGACccataaaataatctttatatatgtttagggttgtaagaaaagaaaccctaaacaaatagCTTAGatatgcaaaaaaaaacaaatttcgaGATCCGATTTTtgtaaacctcaatagataggttatctgtcgagctttgagcaaaaagcttcttttaaacctcgatataTTCAATCTGTCAAGCTATTTTTCTAGCTTTAAAATACAGCAATTCTTCACTAGTTTCTTGaatagatttgcatggttttaactcTTAACTTAAACACAAAGTTTCTTGAAGATTTAaaccatcttagatctacccaattacaagtaaagtgcgttttattaaaagattaaccaattctaaatgacatatgtacaTAACAATTTTCACATAGGGGTGGTATGAAAATGACATATGCACAAGCATTGATGTTACAAGTTGGTGGTATGAAAATGGTTCTTTTATACTTCATAGTCAAGCAAGATAAGTTTTCTACCTTCAAGATACCAAATTGGGTGAACCTTGAAAAATtgtgcaattcatccaacacaGGGGAGTGTTTGATGTCCCGAAAGTCAGAGGTGAAGAATTCAATGATAATACAGAAGATAGTGATGCATTCCAACAAGAAGCAATTGTGGATGTTGTCTCTATTAATGTTGAGGACAATATTATTGAGTATTGTATGGGTTATGTTGAAACTAAAGTTGTGGAACTTCTGGAGATGCTAATCACAATGAAGAGCATGACATACCTGATGTTGATCTTGATATGGATTATGATATGTAGAGTTCATAACAATTGTTTTAAATGTTGTGTGCTTGTCTTAAAGTTTTATGCTTGTCTAAGTAGCAATTGTTATTGATATATTTTGTgcttatcttgaacttgatatacATATTAATGTGGTCATTTGTTGTATTGAGTTAGAAGAAATTGTGTTCAAATTTACCACTTGTAAATTGCTTGATGTGGATAATGGTGTGGACTATGATATGTAAAGTTAGCAGTAATTGTTATTGAGATGTTTTGTtcttatcttgaacttgatgTGGATATTTATGTGGTCATTTGTTGTGTTGAGTTAGTAGTAATTGTATTCAAATTTTGCACTTGTGAATTGTTTAGATATGGATAATAGTGTGGACTATGATGTTAAGTTAGTAGCAATTATATTTATCTTTCATGTCaatacatagtttcaaaaaatgcccaaaaatgCCAAATATACTCATAATATACCGAGGTATGAGATGGCAAGATTAGATAGAATGAGgcaaaaccaagagagaattGATACTTTGGGATTGAAGCACATCTCAACTTCTCTAAAGGATTCTGCTTAGTCCAATTgtgcaaaaggaaaaagaagtaGAGCTAGTGTTGTGGTGGATGATAATTATATACCACCTTTTGGTgacgatgacaatgatgatgagtcatctaattctttaatccaaaaggtATTATAGATATTCCATAGGGTACAATAGATGATAATAACTTTGTTGTTCCATTATATGTATGTTTGTTAGTTACATATGACACCAAGATGACCTACATGCTCGCGAGTTGAGGCATCTATCTCGGTGCTCCAATCTACAGAATCACCTCCTGAAGCAAATCCTCCTGCCCAAAGTTCTTCTACTGCAGAGGCTATCGGCACATTAACTAGCACGACTGGTAATTACATAGAACATACTTAATTACAACTGCATTCTATCTTTACTATTGAAATTATACTTCACTTAATGTACAtggaatgtataattttttaacattgaTAATGTTTAAATATGATCTACTAATAGAAATACCCGTGGAACAACATGTGGTATAGCAGTACGGGCACTTGTTGAAAAAAGTGGTAAGCTACCAGTATGTATAGCTGCAGAGTATGATGCTCCTGTTAGGAAGAATGCGTGCAAACTTGTCAATCAAATTGGTATACAAGAGCAAAGTAATTTTTCCAGTTACAAcatgaaaaattggaaaagtgttgatgctgctattagagatgtggtgcttcaaaatattgtgataaatttacattgataacATCTAACTCGTCTTTATTGTCACtaagcatattaaattcatataataatatttttataatacatatacacttcATTTTACAAGATCAATTTGAGCGACAAGGAGATTCAAAATTGGtaacaaaaacattaaatacaaaatgtggaaGATTATTGAGTTGCAGCTCTAACAAATTGCATCAGGCTTGTAAAAAGCTCGTACAATCTCACGGTGCTGAGTATGCAAGAAGCCACCCGCAAAAGAATGCCACACTTGAGCAGTGAACTGGACTCATTGATGGGACACGGACAATTGAGGAATGGCTAGTAAATTATTtatgcatatattattattatccaataTTTACTATACTatgttgtcaaatgattagattaatacttagatgaagtaaatgtatactctttttttaatgatctaataaatatcttaaatgttctttattagaaaaaatcaagaaagaactcTACAAATAGGAAGAAAACTTCAGGCAAACATAGATGCGGGATAAAGGCAGTTGCTGTTAGGGTTGATAAGGAGGTAcgtgttttttcattttcttaaaccttagattattacatgttgtgattaattgaCTATATCTATCTAACACTCGAATGTTAATTAATCAGACAAATAATAATGGCAGTCAAGATCCTGAATTGGCAAAAATATTCAAAGATGTTtatttcaatccaaatacaaatatgtggATACACCATGAGGATGAAGCGACATATGTATATGTATCATTTCATCCCTATCAATCTGTCCCTATCATGTTTGTAAAGCTATAACATATGTagtattaatgttgtgattgtttctttctttctctctttcaaatgataGAAAAGTATTCTCAAAGTGCAAGAGAatcattgtcaagatcctaatgcaattccccttatacaagaggagatctcaaacttggtttttaagaagaagtccAGTATCGTAAAAGGACTTGGCATGAGACATTCCTCTTCTCTAGTAACCACTGCCTCATCTAGTTCCTCGGTGGAGTATATCCAACggctagaaaatgagataattgaaCTCAAAGAGGCGTGAGCTAAGGACCAAAAGGCGCgagctaagcaagaagaggtcCAAAAGAATATTATTAACTTTTTGAGGAGCAAGGGTTATGATGACGCGTTTACCTACGGGGGTGATTCATCTTCAAGTTGAAACACTTATTAGTTAGTACTTTATTTTAGCAATTGACCCGCACTACATGGTGTGGCTacttttttatgcattatttgaaactaattgtattatattagacttcaaaatctatatttgctttctacaacttatacattaggagttatgattttaattcattagtgtggctactcttaatgcattgttagaaatgtttcttataacatagttaatgtttttactttaggatttaatttaatgtagtattgtttttatacttgtgcagatttcttattggtggcttttagggaATTTACTTtaggcattacttgaagacaaatgaggacatcttccgttagttttaattatattatgctacaaattttgtattgttataaaacatctagAGTTATTGtgtgttgcaaacaattattgtatggaaggagtttgaattggatacttgttttattttttacttatagaatgtatggatctttttttttataaatgtgttgttgaaataaatgtgttattcaaatgtgagattttaataatgtaatgataGGTTACAAGTTAATATCGaagccatgaaaaaaataaaaacagaaaataagttttagtgacgaatttttccgtcacaaatatagcaacaaaaaattgttttaatgaCGAAAATTTTCATTGCTATATGTGcctggattttcttaaaaatagttttagtggcgaacttttcgtcactatatgtacccaaaaatagttttagtaacaaaattgtttgtcactaaatatgatttaataaactaaagtgtttctaggaatgaaatattttcgtcactgaatagtgtttttagcgaggaaaacattCAATGACGAAACGTTTTCgttactaaaattttttttaaaacaaatcagACTTTTAGTAAGGAAATTTTTCATCGCCATGACTTTTATCAACGAggtttcagcgacgaaatgagtttcgtcgctaattagtagatttcatcactaaaaatcCTTAGTGACGAAAAgttggacttttagtgacaaaatttttcgtcactgaaaatacattttgttgtagtgtcaATACGATACAGAACTTTCTACACTCAATAAAATATGTATCATATGATACGTATCGCGTATTGTACGATACTAACAACTATACTtgtattacatatttatttttaggtaaCTAAAATGAGAATAAGTATAGAATTAGGATTTTCTTAAATAAGTGGACACATGCCAGGTTCTTATACGCGGAACATAGTAATACAGAGAGAGTGTGACGAAGGACATTGACTCTTGTTTTTCCATGGGATATTGTGTTTTATCCGCTAGTCAATTAAATTAACCGACATGTCCCGTAGTTTTTAATGGGATGAAACCGCATAATTCCTCAACATAGTATTCATCTTCTAAACAATTTTTGTTGTCTTATGGAACAAGATATTTGCAGTTTAACCGATGATACAGTATGGTATTAAAAACTGTGATTTAagggcctttttttttatgtaggaTTTAAGGGCCTTTTTGATTGgtattttgattgtgtttttaaatcgaaaaacaaaaatcaccaattgTTTATAAATAGGGCTACCAAACTGCCTCCTTATTTCGtagaattgaattttaaataccatgatatcttcttcttcttcttttttctttttttggctgaattttTAATACCATGATATCATTTACATCTTTACATTCACATAAATTAAATCTAACCAAGAATTAAAACCACCAAGGACAATAAAGGTCAACTATGACCTTAGTAGAGATGAAAAAGAAGGGAGGGGTGGCCTTGCGTGCCGAGAGAGACATGGAATTTAAGTGTTATGGGAATGAtcataatatatgtataaaaaatataaattataaataagatGTTTCCACCCAATGTTGATGCAAAGTTATGGgcttttttttacccaaaaaaaaaagttctggGCTTTTTAAGGGAAAGGTTATAATAATGTGCAAAAATTTGAATCTTGTATTggtgaaaattaaaatagatgctAAATTTGTATTTGGACAGATAACAgagaaatatattaataatttagatCATGCCTCTCTTATTTTGGATTGTGATCCCGCattaaccaaaattttcaagtgAAAATGAGCCATGTctataaagcaaacaaatgtgCCAAGAAGGGGTCTAACtcttgaaaatgattttttttttaaaaaaaaaattattttttataacctATGTGGACTTCCGTAtgtttttgttctaaaaaataaattttgtaaaaatgtaatatataatttaagttttatattCTTCAATCCCAACATATTATCATATTAcgtattaaaaaatatacataatcacacttaatcaattctaatatctatataaaaatCCAACCCAACAAGTTGTTTATAGAGATGTTATTACTTAGGTGGGTAGAATATATTATGTTTAAAGTAAATGTCGTGTTAATAGGTACATTcacaaataattgttttttattattttttttttttttgcataaaaatatCTCTAAAAGTAACAGCTACAGGgcaaaaaatacactttcattacgtgattgaaaaaaaaaaaaaaaaatcaaatgacaGCATTATACTAAAGTTTAGTCCTATGACGATTTGGCATTGTTTCATGACAAATTGGCTCTAATTACGAGGGGCGCTGTTCTTAAAATTCTGTAGGTGTGGGGTCTTCTGATTGTTATTGCAATCCGGTtcttaccaccaaaaaaaacccCTATTTCCGACCCATCCCACTCTTCCAGATGGGTACATCCGCAGAAAAAATTGAGCTCATGTCTAATTGGCCCAAACTACTGATATCTATTTAAAAAGAAcgtaaaaattattattaaaaaaaaaatcctcacaCCCGCGAATCATTTCCCCACCTGGATCCATACAAAGTTAAAGGCTGAAATTTCACATGTAACATCTGTGTCATGCAGTATGAACCCCAAGCCAAGCCAAAATATTTCTCGGGCCATGAAGAGGCGGCGGCAAACATGGCAACAAAAGATCTGAACCGGGCCACATGGGCAATAAACTGAATTAATCCAAAACTTAAAAAGACACTGAATTTCTTCTATGTAGAAACATCACATGTGTAACTCCCAAAGACATAAAAACAAGTAAAAACAAAGACATAGCACAAACCACTTGTACAACACCCGGCATCGTCAAAATGATACAACCAAAAATATATGATTGTCAACATAAAGCAGATGGTGCAATTGGAAAAATGGCTCAAGGACTCTCATAAATCTGGATAAGAAACTCTGCCAACAAGAATACCCCCAACAATCTACTCAAATgtatcatcgtcatcatcaggAAGGGGTTGACTAGCTGCTTGCTGCAACTCAGCCTCATGCCTGTGGAAATCACCAACAGAAATACAAAGGTTTAAGATCCAAATTAATTGGAGACTCAAAAGAACTCTGCGCATCATACCTAGCATGTAAAACAGGAAATCTATAGTTATAAAAGAAGGCTTACTGTTGCTGTGCAGCCAAGTCAATTTGCACTTCTGGGGGAGCCAGGGCAGGAGATTCAACAAAATGCAGATTAGCATCCCTATACCAACAAGCATATTGCATTATATTACTTAAAATGAACTCTGTAAAACTATAGGTAGATTTGAAAGTAAAGGGGGGAAATAGCTTCTCTCCATCAGAAACTACGAGTTTTTACCCTGCTAGTTTCCTGGCAAGGTATAAGAAAGGCTTCTCAAAATTATAATTGCTCTTTGCTGATATCTCGTAGTACTGCAAATTCTTCTTCCGGTGGAAAGTAACCTGCTTTGCTTTGACCTGCCTGTTTTTCACATCGACCTTGTTCCCACAAAGAACAATTGGAATGTTTTCACACACCCTGAAAATCAGCAACACGTGAAGTGGCAATGAGACCCAAAAAAGCTCAAAGAAAGGCACTAAAACCTAACGGGTGAAGAGTTTGTATTTTTAAACATACCTGCAAAGATCCCTGTGCCATGTTGGAACGTTCTTGTATGTCAGCCGAGCAGTAACATCAAACATGATAATTGCACATTGCCCATGGATACTGCATGATGAACAAGCTTTTTAATACAATAACCACAACAGACACATTACACTTGCAAGATTCCAGACTCTAGTGATATTATCgaacagccaaaaaaaaatttaaaggaaaaaattaaacaatatttttattcaaacaCAAAAACCTTTTAACACTAGCCGTTCAAGAAGTCAAGAATAATAGTTAAGGAAGAAGACATGGGCCTTGGTGATGGTTTTTTGAGTGGTGGGTAAATTCTTAACTGAGTATGGTAAGCATTAAGCAGATTATGTATGCTTTAACTCATGTGCATGTTAACAGgcaattgatacaaaatttgagaaattcATATTAACATACACAGCTCACATACAAAGCTCACATCAAGTCATATTGAACAATTTAATCAGTAAAAACGACTCTAGTTAGCAGGTTGCAATTGCAAACAACGCCAAGTACAAAGTTACAGGATTCCCATCCTTCACTTGTAATTCATATGCCTCAAAAGCAAATATTATagttgaaaaacaaagaaactcTGTCAAACTAAATTCACAGAATACTCACTAATATCCATCTCTAAGACCTCCAAACTTCTCTTGCCCAGCTGTGTCCCAGCAGTAGAAGCGGATTTTCCCACAGTTAGTGAAAAAGTCCAAAGGATGAACTTCCACACCAATCGTTGCTGTATGTAAAAATGAATTCAAACATCAACAACGAATCAAAACTTAACCAAGAAACCAAAACCCACAAAGAAAGCGCTTTCAACAATTCTTCTCTTAAAGAAACTTGAGATAAAAGTCAAAGATCATCGAGCTTACGTTCATATTTCTTCTCAAACTCGCCGGTAAGATGCCTTTTGACAAATGTTGTTTTACCTGCATTGTTCCaacacttttaatttcattttcattccgACAAAATTAAACCAAAGCTCGATTCAACAAAATCCAATatgaattccaaaaaaaaaactaaaaatcaaagCCAAATCAATTCATCAGTACCAAAC
This genomic stretch from Castanea sativa cultivar Marrone di Chiusa Pesio chromosome 1, ASM4071231v1 harbors:
- the LOC142608814 gene encoding GTP-binding nuclear protein Ran-3-like, which gives rise to MSVTKKKRNSSSIRSATRGHHQRDRKEIARSRKLRQIEATTRAIQKTPLIIYILHIKPLTKSHNAPSLLFLSCATHPNTHNNNNNNNTNSNMALPNQQTVEYPSFKLVIVGDGGTGKTTFVKRHLTGEFEKKYEPTIGVEVHPLDFFTNCGKIRFYCWDTAGQEKFGGLRDGYYIHGQCAIIMFDVTARLTYKNVPTWHRDLCRVCENIPIVLCGNKVDVKNRQVKAKQVTFHRKKNLQYYEISAKSNYNFEKPFLYLARKLAGDANLHFVESPALAPPEVQIDLAAQQQHEAELQQAASQPLPDDDDDTFE